Proteins found in one Cryptococcus neoformans var. grubii H99 chromosome 14, complete sequence genomic segment:
- a CDS encoding TPR repeat-containing protein, with product MAVQAASTGATQSDDGFLDQLIASMPKSTVPPESGVGPAAPKKEVTVEDFEKLLDSTPLFMRETPKDGDDNPVLEALRSLVFEGEGDEIATNFKNHGNELHAQKSYSEAIKAYSEGIDAHPSSATLLVTLYNNRAACQLILKNYRSALKDTSAVIALYTAGKIPQPDKALVKALFRAAQSLVQLSRWKEAGDVVERGKELAEQVKEDTKVWDTLEKEVVKGKKRDDDRVERIRRDNMTKHALRKAVEDRGLIVADTPSPPDNPHPLHFDEQSIPTINEEAGWTPPPPHTPIVFPVFLLYPTYGQSDFITHFHEDASLEDQLSAMFPISPSAPQIPWAEWDEKREYYVPNLVVYVETKERRLLKVGKELTLREVLGKARRDAKGEVKKDGVVLRDGLLSFVVLVKGAQEKAWIEEFKRKRDEKQ from the exons ATGGCCGTTCAAGCAGCTTCAACAGGAGCGACACAATCAGACGATGGTTTCCTCGACCAACTCATCGCTTCCATGCCCAAATCCACCGTCCCGCCCGAATCTGGTGTGGGCCCTGCGGCgccaaagaaggaagtAACAGTTGAAGACTTTGAAAAGCTGCTCGACTCCACCCCCTTGTTCATGAGAGAGACTCCGAAAGATGGGGACGACAATCCTGTCTTGGAAGCTTTGAGGAGTTTGGTTTTtgagggtgaaggagatg AGATCGCAACAAACTTTAAAAATCACGGCAATGAGCTCCACGCTCAGAAATCATACAGTGAAGCTATCAAGGCCTACTCTGAAGGTATTGACGCccacccttcttcagcaaCTTTGCTGGTTACCCTTTACAACAACCGAGCCGCATGTCAACTCATTCTGAAGAACTACCGGTCAGCTCTTAAGGATACCAGTGCCGTCATTGCGCTCTACACGGCTGGCAAGATCCCCCAGCCGGACAAGGCACTCGTAAAAGCTCTGTTCAGAGCGGCGCAATCTCTAGTTCAGCTGAGTagatggaaagaggctggtgatgttgttgaaagaggaaaagagcTCGCGGAGCAAGTGAAGGAGGACACGAAAGTTTGGGATACACTAGAGAAGGAAGTCGTCAAGGGCAAAAAGAGGGACGACGATCGGGTAGAGAGGATAAGGCGAGACAATATGACAAAGCATGCTTTGCGTAAAGCAGTGGAAGATCGGGGTTTGATAGTTGCCGATACGCCTAGTCCACCGGACAACCCCCATCCTTTGCATTTCGACGAACAATCTATCCCTACCATCAACGAAGAAGCTGGTTGGACTCCGCCGCCTCCGCATACACCCATTGTTTTCCCTGTCTTCTTGCTTTACCCAACATACGGACAATCAGATTTCATCACTCATTTCCACGAAGATGCCTCGTTGGAAGATCAGCTTTCAGCTATGTTCCCAATTTCTCCATCGGCGCCGCAGATACCATGGGCGGAATGGGATGAGAAGCGCGAATATTATGTGCCTAATTTAGTTGTGTATGTGGAAACCAAAGAGAGGAGACTGTTAAAGGTTGGCAAAGAATTGACGTTGAGAGAGGTGTTGGGTAAAGCGAGGAGAGACGCAAAAGGAGAGGTTAAGAAGGATGGTGTGGTGTTGAGAGATGGGCTTCTGAGTTTTGTCGTGCTCGTAAAGGGGGCTCAGGAAAAGGCTTGGATAGAAGAGTTCAAGCgaaagagagatgaaaagCAATAA